One Sanguibacter sp. HDW7 DNA window includes the following coding sequences:
- the infA gene encoding translation initiation factor IF-1: MAKKDGVIEIEGSVVEALPNAMFRVELANGHKVLAHISGKMRQHYIRILPEDRVVVELSPYDLSRGRIVYRYK; this comes from the coding sequence ATGGCGAAGAAGGACGGCGTCATCGAGATCGAGGGCAGCGTTGTCGAAGCCCTGCCGAACGCGATGTTCCGCGTGGAGCTGGCCAACGGCCACAAGGTCCTCGCGCACATCTCGGGCAAGATGCGACAGCACTACATCCGGATCCTCCCCGAGGACCGTGTGGTGGTCGAGCTGAGCCCGTACGACCTGTCCCGCGGCCGGATCGTCTACCGCTACAAGTAA
- the rpmJ gene encoding 50S ribosomal protein L36: protein MKVKPSVKKICDKCKVIRRHGRVQVICENVRHKQRQG, encoded by the coding sequence ATGAAGGTCAAGCCCAGCGTCAAGAAGATCTGCGACAAGTGCAAGGTGATCCGTCGCCACGGCCGCGTCCAGGTCATCTGCGAGAACGTGCGGCACAAGCAGCGCCAGGGCTGA
- the rpsM gene encoding 30S ribosomal protein S13 translates to MARLVGVDLPREKRVEIALTYIYGVGRTRAKQAVAATGISPEVRVKDLGEAELVALRDFLEGNFKLEGDLRREVAADIRRKVEIGCYEGLRHRRGLPVRGQRTKTNARTRKGPKRTVAGKKKAR, encoded by the coding sequence ATGGCACGTCTTGTCGGCGTCGACCTCCCCCGCGAGAAGCGGGTCGAGATCGCGCTCACCTACATCTACGGCGTGGGTCGCACCCGCGCCAAGCAGGCTGTCGCCGCGACCGGCATCAGCCCCGAGGTTCGCGTCAAGGACCTCGGCGAGGCAGAGCTCGTCGCTCTGCGTGACTTCCTCGAGGGCAACTTCAAGCTCGAGGGTGACCTCCGTCGTGAGGTGGCTGCCGACATCCGCCGCAAGGTCGAGATCGGCTGCTACGAGGGCCTGCGTCACCGTCGTGGCCTTCCCGTGCGCGGTCAGCGCACGAAGACCAACGCGCGTACCCGCAAGGGCCCCAAGCGCACCGTGGCCGGCAAGAAGAAGGCCCGCTGA